GAAACTGATAATCGACAAACGCCCTTCCGGAGCTAACACCGTTAATGCACAATTAAGAGCTTTTTCCAGCTCATCTAATTCGCTATTAATAAAAATTCGAATTGCTTGGAAAGAGCGGGTTGCAGGATGTTTATGCTTATCTTTAAACGGTACGGCATCGCTAATAATTTGGGCAAGTTGTAACGTGCGGGAAATTTTCTCACTTGCAGATTTATTGTAAGAAACGACCGCTTGTGCAATGCGTTTGGCAAAGCGTTCTTCGCCAAACTCTTTGAGTACCCAAGCTAAATCTTCAACAGAGACTTGAGCCAACCACTCTGAGGCTGATAATCCTTTGGTGGTATCCATACGCATATCAAGAGGTCCATCACGCATAAAGCTAAAACCACGTTCTGCTTCATCAAGCTGCGGAGAAGAAACACCTAAATCAAGTAAAATGCCGTCAATTTTGCCAACCAATCCCATTCGTTCACAAATTTCAGGAATGGCAGAAAAAGCTGTATGTTCAATCTGAAACCGAGGGTCATTAATGGTTTGGGCTTCTGCGATCGCACGAGGATCACGATCGGTTGCAATCAAACGCCCATTTTCCCCAAGTTTGGATAAAATTAAACGAGAATGACCGCCACGCCCAAAAGTACCGTCAATGTAGATACCGTTCGGCTTAATTGCTAAGCCATCAACGGCTTCGTGCAATAATACTGTAATGTGTTTTGGCGTGTCGCTCATCTTTATTTCCAATTACTATAACGAGAGATTTTTTAAGGCATCGCAATCCAACATTTCCGCTGAACTGCCAAAAGCAAGATCTTCTGCAATTTGGGCTTGCCATTGCTTATCTTGCCAGATTTCAAATTTGTTCAATTGCCCAACCAACATAATCTGTTGATCTAATTGAGCGTGTTGGCGAAGTGTAGAGCTAAGTAAAATACGACCTGCCGAGTCCATTTCACATTCGGTGGCAAAGCCTTGCATTACACGCTGAATACGGCGTTGAACGGGGTCAAAATTTGATAATGCCAGCAATTTCTGCTCAACAATTTCCCATTCGTGTAAGGGGTAAAGCAACAAACAAGGCTGACGAATATCAACCGTACAAACTAAGATCCCGTGATGTTTTTCGAGAAGCTCGGCACGGTAACGGGTCGGAATGGCAATCCGCCCTTTACTATCAATGCTGATTGAACTCGCACCACGAAACATTTAATTCTTCGCCTTACTTAAATAATATTGAATTTAAGAAAAAGATCCACAAACCACCACTTTTTCCCACTTAATTGAAGAATTTTATCTATTAGTGATACATCTATCAAGGAGTTTTCATTTATTTACAAAACAAAAGACCTATCTAAGAAGATAGGTCTTTCTGCATTTGCAAA
The sequence above is a segment of the Mannheimia bovis genome. Coding sequences within it:
- the rsmH gene encoding 16S rRNA (cytosine(1402)-N(4))-methyltransferase RsmH; translated protein: MSDTPKHITVLLHEAVDGLAIKPNGIYIDGTFGRGGHSRLILSKLGENGRLIATDRDPRAIAEAQTINDPRFQIEHTAFSAIPEICERMGLVGKIDGILLDLGVSSPQLDEAERGFSFMRDGPLDMRMDTTKGLSASEWLAQVSVEDLAWVLKEFGEERFAKRIAQAVVSYNKSASEKISRTLQLAQIISDAVPFKDKHKHPATRSFQAIRIFINSELDELEKALNCALTVLAPEGRLSIISFHSLEDRMVKQFMRKHSKGMEVPRGLPILESELNKNIPLKTIGKAIMPSEAEIEANARSRSAVLRIAEKR
- the mraZ gene encoding division/cell wall cluster transcriptional repressor MraZ — its product is MFRGASSISIDSKGRIAIPTRYRAELLEKHHGILVCTVDIRQPCLLLYPLHEWEIVEQKLLALSNFDPVQRRIQRVMQGFATECEMDSAGRILLSSTLRQHAQLDQQIMLVGQLNKFEIWQDKQWQAQIAEDLAFGSSAEMLDCDALKNLSL